The Bos indicus x Bos taurus breed Angus x Brahman F1 hybrid chromosome 11, Bos_hybrid_MaternalHap_v2.0, whole genome shotgun sequence sequence agatggcctttcatcacaggggactggaatgcaaaagtagaagtcaagacatacctggagtaacaggcaggtttggccttggagtacaaaatgaagcagggcagaggctaacagaGACTTGCtaagacaatgcactggtcatggcaaaaaccctcttccaacaacacaagagacaactctacatatggatatcaccacatggtcaatactgaaatcagattgattatattctttgcagccaaagatggagacgctctatacagtcagcaaaaacaaaaccgggagctgactgtggctcagatcatgaactccttgccaaattcagactttaattgaagaaagtaaggaaaaccactagaccattcaggtatgacctaaatcaaacccgttatgattacacagtggaagtgaggaatagattaaagggactagatctgatagagtgcctgatgaactatggatggaggtttgtgacaagtataggaggctgtgatcaagaccatctccaagtagaagaaatgcaaaaggaaaatggttgcctgagaccttaaaaatagctgagaaaaaaagaaaagtaaaaggcaaagcagaaaaggagagatacacccatctgaatgcagagttccaaagaatagcaaagagagataagagcCTTcatcaatgatcagtgcaaagagatagaggaaatcaatagaatgggaaagactagagatctcttcaagaaaattagagatatcaagggaacatttcatgtaaagatgggcacaataaaggacagaaatggtatggacctaacagaagcagaagatattaagaagaggtggcaagaatacacagagaaactatacaaaaaagatcttcatgacccggataatcacgatggtgtgatcactcacctagaaccaggcatcctggaatgtgaagtcaagtgggccttaggaagcatcactatgaacaaagctagtggaggtgatggaattccagttgagctatttcaaatcctaaaagataatgctgtgaaagtgttgccctcaatatgccagcaaatttggaaaactcagcagtggccacaggactggaaaaggtaaattttctttccaatcccaaagaaaggcaatgccaaagaatattcaaactaccaagcaattgtactcatctcacactctagcaaagtaatgctcaaaattctccaagccaggcttcaacagtacgtgaactgtgaatttccagatgttcaagctggcttgagaaaaggcaggggaatcagagatcaaattgccaacatccattggagcATAGAAAATGcaggagaatttcagaaaaaacatctatttctgctttatttactatgccacagcctttgactgtgtggatcacaataaactgtggaaaattcttaaagagatgggaataccagagcacttgacccatctcctgagaaaagtgtgtgcaggtcaagaagcaacagaaccggacatgaaacaatggactggttccaaatcgggaaatgagtatgtcaaggctgtatatcgtcaccctgcttgtttaacttatatgcagactagtATGTCATTCGAAATGCTGGACCgggtgaaacacaagctggaatcaagtttcctgggagaaataccaataacctcagatatgcagatgacaccacccttatggcagaaagagaagaggaactaaagaagcctcctggtgaaagtgaaaaaactggcttaaaactcagcattcagaaaacaaagatcatggcatccagtcccatcacttcatggcaaataaacggggaaacaatggaaacagtgagagactttattttcttgggctctaaaatcagtgcagatgttgactgcagccatgaaattaagacacctgctccttttaagaaaagttacgacaaacctagacagcatattaaaaagcagagtcattactttgccaacaaagttccgtttagtcaaagctatgggctttccaataatcatgtatggatgtgagtgttagaccataaagaaagctgaacgctgaagaattgacgcttttatactgtggtgttggagaagacttgagagtcccttgtgctgcaagatccaagcagtccatcctacaggaaatcagtcctgaatattcattggaaggactgatcctgaaggtGAAagtccagtactctggccacttgatgcagagctgactcattgaaaaacatggtgatgctgggcaggattgaagacagaaggagaaggggaccacagaggatgagatgcttggatgacatCGCCGattcgacggacatgagtttaagcaagctcccggagttggtgatggacaggaaagcctggcgtgctgcagtcgttggtgttgcaaagagtcagacacgactgagcgactgaactagaCAAGTGGGCCTTTTACACATAAACCATTTAATTGAAATGTATCGTCTGTACCAGTTGTAATAATAAATCTTGATTAACCCTGGTGTCTCCAAGTATAGACACCCATAACCCATACTTGGGAATGTTTCTGCACCAAGTGCTGGAAGGTGTCTGCTGCTTGGACTGCTTGGCAGTTTCTTGTCATCATTGCTGCTACATCCCCCACCAACAATGCTTCGAGTTAAAGGGAGGAAGTAGACTTTGGTAGCTGGTGAGGTGGATTTCCAGTTGGGCCATTTTAGTTTACTTGCTCTCGATGACAAGTTAGTGAATTAAACCATGTGAAAGGATGATCCATgcaaagggagaaataaaatgtgGACTATATTACTGTAGTTCTTTTATAGCAAATAATTCAGTTGTGGGGCTTTAGTCTTTCAATCTAGTACACACAGTGAACAGATTGAGTCTTCCCTCAAAGCATCTTTTAAGTATGGGtgcatgtgtttttgttttttaattccggAAAATTTCATATACATACAAGTGGAAAGAACAGCATATGAAACCCTTGTGTTCTCATCAGTCAACTTCCAACAATGATCAGTTCACAGccagtctttatttctccttcatgacCAGATTGTTTCAAATAATGCtaggtttttaaatttgaaaatttaatttttacttagttTAGGCACTCTAGAAGCTCTACATCTCCGAAGAATTTGCAACATAGGAAATCAAGAAGTAAGGACTATGATGCATACACTGATGATGACATCTGCAATCAGGAGCCAGAGGATAATTTCGCTAAGGAGCTTCAGCAGTACATACAAGCTAAAGAGATGGCAAGTGTTACTCAGTCCTTACTGTGTCCTGAAGAATCTGTGAAGAAAGAGACAGCAAAGGGGACCAAGAAAGGTAAGAGTCAAGTTGTTAGATCATTTAAAGTTACCTGGAGGAGTAGTCACCATTGTCCATGgatggagttgggggtggggcctGCATTTTATCTCATGATAAGATCAGATTTTCTTGGATCTTGACATCAAATGTGAGCTGGCCACTTGGTGTACAAATGCTCAGTTTGCAGGAGGAGTGGAGAGTGCAGCAGAGTTTTCAAAGGATGGCTActttgggactcccctggtggtccagtagctaagactctgaactcccaataCAGGgtgcccaggttcgatccctggtcagggaactagatcctatacGCGGCATCTAAAACTCCTGTGTACACAGCTAAGGCCTAGTAAggccatataaataaataaataaatttaaaggacATGACAACTTTGCAAGGGAGAATGCTAAATCCCTGGCTTCAGCGTATGTGAAGGACGGGAAATACCTTTTCTGGTTGCTTTCCTTTGAAGAAGAATAGACTGGGATAATAGTGTATGAGACTGAACTCAGGAGTATATTCCTTTTTATAagtatttgtttggctgcatcaaGTGTCAGTTGcttcgtggcatgtggggtcttagttccatgaccaaggGTCAAACCCGTGTTCCCCACATTGCAAGGCAGgctgttaaccactggaccaccaggggagtcccccagGAATATGTTCTTTTAGATTACTAAGATTAAGCCATAGATATGACAATAAGGGACAATTGTAAGTAAAATTCTTAatcctctcatttttttccctgttgaaacgtttttctatttaaaatggatctgTAGATCAACTTAatctatataaaatgttttcagtgaATAATCTGACAGCCATATTTGAGATCCTTTGAAGCTTTTACTATTGCAGGGCTATAGCAATTCCTAATGAGATCCATCGTACTTTGAACACTTAAAAAGAATCTGGGCTGGTGTCTTGCAAGAATGATTTCGttaattatcttgcttttttcctGGCAGTGCCTTATATATTTTCACAAGGAATGAATTTGGGATCCAGAGTATATTAATCCCAGAGCTGCTGGAAAGACAGGTCCACATCATCCcagtttttgctttttgaatAGTGGAGAACTTTTCTTGCATTATTAAAGAATATCCCTCTTAAGAGTAAACTGCTGTTATTGTTTTATATTGTCTTTAagttaaatttttgttgttgttgttgttgtttttagctaTTAAGCAAAAAATATAAACCTTAAAGCTGTTCACAAGAatggtaaaaagaagaaaatgaagcgAAAGTGTCCTGGCCCAGGAGACAAAGGAAATGCTTCCCTGAGGAGCAGTGGCTCACAGGACCAGGTATGAGAATCCACATGTGTCGGAAGGCACTGCATCTCACACTTCAGTGGGGCCTCCTTTACCCTCAGCGGGCTCCCCACATGCTTCCTTCTCACCGTTAGGCTCCCTTCCTCACGCTCAAACCTTAGTGTCGTACCTGCTGCCCCTGAATACATACGCACAAGCCCCCTGATTTCTGAGTGCTGTGCTGTCGATGACTGTGGAAAAACAGATGTGGGAAGcaaggaaaagagaagacagccatatgtgcatgtgtgctcagtcacgtccagctctttgcaaccccatggactgtagcccgccaggctcctctgtccatgggatttcccaggcagaaatactggagtgggtgccatttcctcctccaggggatcttcccgacccagggattgaacccacatctctgtgtctcctacactgacaggtggattctttaccaccacgccacttgggaagcccaagccactggactgccaggaaagtccctagatAGCTGTGAGGGCATGCCAGCGGCCATTGGTCTATTGGTTTTTGACTccctctgaaaattaaaaatcaatatttttgagACACCCCCTTCCAGACAccagaccccccaccccctctgGTATTTTGATTTTGCTTTCTAGAAGTTCTTCTTCTTCCTTGGTCTGCAGATGTAATCACAGTAGAGCAGTAAGTGACTCCTTTGGACTCTACTTTTCTGAGGGCTTCTGAGCTGGATGGCAGCCATTTGTTAGGCTTGGTTTAGGAGACAAGAATTAGGGCTTCGTAAAATATTAGAAACACCAAATATTATAGACTGAAatgtatttacataaaatttattttacaaaagacgAATATGAAGCCATAGGGTTTAGGTAACTGTCTATAGTCACCCAGGGCCAGGCAGGGCTGCACTCAGGCAGTGTTCCCTTTCCTTTGGTTTAGATTGACTCAAGTGATTATTCCACCATAACTGACAGCTCTTCTACATGAGAAACAAATTGTAAACATATTTGTCAGAATTCAATTACATGATCAAATAAAACCAAGAGTTAAAACTGGCATACTTGTTAGGCACATAATTTTGATAGTGCTGAGTGGAGTTTTGACATTATTACAGAGCAGCTCACATAAGTGTGCAGTCAGCTCCCTTCTTTGTACCTGTGGAATTCCTAAGACCGTATGTGGGAATACCATATGTAGATGCTGTAAGTTGTACCACAAGTTAACACGCTGAAAGTGATTTATGTTTCTAAAGACCTGTAATAAAATTCCCCTTTCATTTTTGTATGAAAGTCCCCTTTTGTTTTCATACCTTTATCACCATCTTTGAGGGTCTGTTTCTAATTATGTTTATTAATTTGAGCTCATCAGTATATTCAGCTCACACCTAGTGGGCCTGTCATTGAAATGAAAGGTTACACTGCTTTTGGttgctttaccttttttttttttttgatggttttATAATTCATATTTACAGTAATTTATTATGCTTTTAAGTAGCATGACCtttaattgttttttgtttgtttgtttttttactttacaatattgtattggttttgccatacatcaacatgcatctgccacgagtgtacacgttttccccatcctgagcccccctcccacctccttccccatcccatccctctgggtcatcccagtgcaccaaccccaagcttcctgtatctaacctggactggcgattgatttcttatatgatattatacatgttttagtgccattctcccaaatcatccccccctccctctcccacagagtccaaaagactgtcctatacatctgtgtctcttttgctgtctcacatacagggttgtcattaccatctttctaaattccatatatatgcgttagtatactgtattggtgtttttctttctggcttacttcactctgtataataggctccagtttcatccacctcattagaactgattcaaatgtattctttttaatggctgagtaatactccattgtgtccCTAGTGTTCTAAAGAGCCTTGTTCTTAGACTTCAGTGTTTATCACAATGAGTGGaacttaccttttaaaaattttttaattttttaagtgaggTCAAGTACAATAAAATCTCAGATGGTGCAATAAGAAAGAAttggtaggtaaagaatccacctaccaattcaggagctgcaggaaactcaggtttgatccctggggttgggaagatcccctggaggaagaaatggcagcccactccaggattcttgcctgaagaattccatggacagagaagcctgacgggcttcagtctatggggtcgcaaagagccagacagttAGCATACAGTGAAGATACAATAAAAATTCAGATTGAACAAACACTAATGTTCAGTGATGGAATGATACTGAAACTGACAGTCATTCATTTGTTTCAAATGATATACAAAAATCCAAGTCTTACCTGAAGGGCAATTCAGAAGAgttactttttaatgttttaaaaggtgGTTTAAGATAACTTTGTACAATGGAATCAAATGTTTAATCTCTTATTTTTCACATTGaattttttgattttgttttcatagaATGGGAAATCtaaagagcagcagcagcctgtgagAATGAGTCAGGGGTTCATCAACCAACATACGGTGCAACGCCAGGGAAAGCAAATTTGTAAATACTTTCTTGAAAGGAAGTGTATTAAGGTATAGTGTAAGCAAAAATACATTACGATGTAAGGTATagcaaaaatgttctaaaaccaGTTTCTGTTAGACACTCCAAAAGCATACCTGTATAATTTTAGaactgttttctttctggaaaggTTTCAAGTAgaaaattttactgaaatattGTTTTGTATTTAAGAAAGTAGTAAtgtaattccacagtgataagagaacagactctgtatgattttaaTACCATTAGACCATGAAATTCGTGTACCTTGTTTTATGTCTctgaaaatagataattttttttaaatgctttgtgtTAAAAATGTTAAGAACTTGACAAATTGCAAGCCAATATGTGTAATACAATGCAGTTATAATAGCTCTTTAAAAATCAGACTATACTGCTTCTACCTaagactttgttttcttctggaaTCATTTGCTTATCCAGAATTAAGTAGGAATTGTAATGGCTTAAGTGTGAGAAATAATGgcttttccttgtttcttccttTGGCCCAGGGAGACCAATGTAAATTTGATCATGATGCagagatagagaagaaaaaggaaatgtgtaAGTTTTATGTACAAGGATATTGTACCAGAGGGGAAAACTGCCTGTATTTGCATAATATCCTTTATCACAAGATACAGTAACTTTACTTTTCATAAATGTTTACATGAATGTAAAATTTTGAATGAAACCAGTGTTTTAACCATGACAAAATTATATATCTAAGCTCAACTCGGTATTGAAATGATTATATTGTTCACAgattccctcccccacccccttgcccCAAGAAAGAATCTTTAGAAATTCCCTCAAATGTACATCCTGTCTAACTGGGTAGTGAAACAGGGTCATGAGACCTTTCATTTTAGGTCCCAGGAAAACATTCTCAGAATTTCTGCTGTGACATCCATGAATTAAATCTGTATTCATGAAATCTACTTCGTAAAAGAGGCAGGAATTGCATAGTTTGGGAgtaattcttttctgttatactcTGTGCTGTATAGAGATTAATTGTCCCTTAATTGAAGAGTAACCCTAACTCTTGAGTATAAATGGTCTAGACACGCTATGAAAACATGGAACATAACATTTTAGGATAACTGCACATTTGATCACCACAaaagttgttttcctttaagtCATTCAATATAAGGAATCTCAAACCCTAACTTGAGaaatttttcctggaaaataatATCAGAGTTGTATATATGGATCCCATTTTAAACAAGTCTAATATATGAAGGATCCAGATTTGCAAGACACATAATTTTATTGACTTTAATTCCCTCACCCCAaaagaatgctttaaaaatagtcaaatttctcaaagtatttaaaatgcacatctcttttgtcttatCAGTGAAACATACCTGTAGTTTAAGAATGATTATGAGGGAGAAATTTGTCCTGTGATAGCCAATAAACTTCATGTATATAATCATCCTAAAGTTAATTTTCTTGTAACCCAGTTAATAATTTATTGTCttgtactttattttattaagaatggatctttttatttttaattcattaatttatttggctgtcctggatcttagttgcagcacgtgggatctttagcaTGTGggctttagttccctgaccagggattgaacctgggacccctgcaccGGGAGTGCTGAGTCtcggccactggaccaccagggaagtcctgtcgtCTCATATTTTACATAGAGAATTTAATGTTTCTACTAGTAGAAAAGAACTTCatataggaaaaataaagttattagaTTAATAATAAGTTATTTTAGCaggattaaaaattttttcttccttaacacTTGAGTTACATGAATATCCTTGCAAGTTTTACCATACAGGAGCAAAATGTTATCAGGGAGAACATTGCAAGTTTTCACATGCTCCACTGACTGATGAAACACAAGAACTGTTGGCTAAAGTaagtacaattttaatttttgtttttcttttttaaagaatacgTTTGAACCTAAGGGTGggaatttaaaaagacacttatTTAAGCAGAGTGCTTCATGGGTTAGCATATGGGTTATATTAGGACTGATAATTTAACAACTTACTTCAGTatagaaaataattattcatttgtatgtttttccTTGTAGCTTAAAGGAAAATTTATACTTGTTGCTGGTATAAATTGGAATGTTCTTTAAAACTTTAGTGTATTTAGCGACCTCAGTAGCTAAGTCAGCCAATGGAAAACAAAGCAGATAGGAGAAATAGTACTCCTGATATactcttagaaggaaagttaagGATCATTGGTTGATAAATATTTTAGAGTTACATCAAAGCATACTCAAGTGATTATTTCAAAGTTTTCTTCAAAAGCTCTTTCAGATTGTAAGAAAAGATAGTTGAAAAATAATAGTCGTTTATGTCCTTTCGTTTCCATGTATGAGTTGGAGctaatctcttcaaaattaaattgaaatgtgAGCGAAAAGAAAAGATTCTTTTGAAACCAAACTGTTTAATCTTGTGGCAAAAACTCCCTTGAGCATATGCAAATATTGGAAAGTCAAAGGTCCTTATTTCTGGATGCTTTTAGTTTTGAAATAGGAAGAGTTATCCTGTAATTAGAAATTATACCAAATATTTGGTTGTTTATTACCATGAAGCATATATGGAAAAAATGATGTATGTAGAATTCTATTTCCAATTCCCCTTCTAGTAAATATTAATAGGTGATTACTAGGATTAATGGTTTAGGAATCTTTAGaaaattacaagaagaaaaaaaagaaattacaagagTATGATGATGTACCTGAATTAGATAGTACATGAAAATGattgtgaatttttttccctctatattAGATTTTGGATCCTGAAAGGAAGtcatcatgaaaataaaatagatgaaaaaggtaaaatttaacacttttttcccccctctgaaaTGTCTCTAGAAATTGGCATGggaatatatattttctcaaataGAAATCTTTTTCTCGCTCCTACCCCacttaaaaattatacaatatttgatacatataaatagatatatatgtggGTCTCTGTGGATCTACTTCCCAGTCTGGATTTGTCActatctttttgtatttttattctcttgttgTATTCTTTGTAGATTTACCAAATATGTAAGGTTAACTGAATATTATGCTTGGGTTTGGATATTATTTTAAACAGTATCATAGTCGATATTTATTGGTGACTTGCTATTCTTAGTCGTCATCATGCTTCTAAGATTCattcatgtatatgtgtgcagCTGTCATTCATTTGTACTCTtgtatagaatttttttctatgaGTGTATTACAATTTATTTAGACATTCTACTGCTGATGGACATTgaggttatttttaatttttaaaatacaaactctTATTATAAATAAGTGTTTTACCTGTCTTTTGAGGGAAATGTGTGTGAGTTGTCCTGAGTATGAATCAGGAAATAGAATTGTTCTATCATCTTAAAACTTAAGATAATGTGTATACTTATGCCTGATTTACattgtggtacagcagaaaccaatataacattgtaaagcaatttttttccagttaaaaaaaaaaacttaggatAATGCCAGTCTTTTCTAAAGTAGTTCTTACAGTTTttattcccaccaactgtgtaaaAGAAATTCCGTAGCTCCACcttcagaaatggtatggacctaacagaagcagaagatattaagaagagatggcgagaatacacagaagaactgtacgaaaaagatcttcacgacccagataatcactatggtgtgatcactcacctagagccagacatcctggaatgtgaagtcaagtgggccttaggaagcatcactacaaacgaagctagtggaggtaatagaattccagttgaactatttcaaatcctaaaagatgatgctgagaaagtgctgccctcaatatgccagcaaatttggaaaactcagcagtggccacaggactggaaaggtcagttttcattccaatcccaaagaaaggcaatgcctaagaatgttcaaactaccgcacaattgcattcatctcacactctagcagagtaatgctcaaaattctccaagccaggcttcagcaataggtgaaccgtgaacttccagatgttcaagctggttttagaaagcagaagaaccagagatcaaattgccaacatccgctggatcatcaaaaaagcaagggtgttccagaaaaacatctatttctgctttattgactatgccaaaacctttgactgtgtggatcacaataaactggaaaattctgaaagagatgggaatactagaccacctgacctgcctcttgagaaatctgtatgcaggtcaggaagcaacagttagaactggacttggaacaacagactgggtccaaataggaaaagtagtatgtcaaggctgtatattgtcactgtgctaatttaacttctatgcagagtacaccctgagaaacactgggctggaggaagcacaagctggaatcaagattgctgggagaaatatcaataacctcagatatgcagatgacaccacccttatggcagaaagtaaagaagaactaaagagcctcttgatgaaagtgaaagaggagagttaaaaagttggcttaaacctcaacattcagaaaactaatatcatggcatctggtcccatcacttcatagcaaatagatggggaaacagtggcagactttgtcttttggagctccaaaatcccttcagatggtgattgcaaccgtgaaattaaaagacacttactccttggaaggaaagttatgaccaacctagacagcatattaaaaagcagagacattactttgccaacaaaggtccatctagtcaaggctatggtttttccagtagtcgtgtatggatgtgagagttggactataaagaaagctgagcgccgaagaattgatgcttttgaactgtggtgctggaagagactcttgagagtcccttggactgcaaggagatccaaccagtccatcctaaaggagatcggtcctaggtgttcactggaaggactgatgctgaagctgaaactccggtactttggccacctgatgcagagagctgactaatttgaaaagaccctgatgctgggaaagattgggagcaggaggagacggggacgacagaggatgagatggttggatggcatcactgactcagtggacatgagtttggatggtcgccgggagttgt is a genomic window containing:
- the ZC3H8 gene encoding zinc finger CCCH domain-containing protein 8, coding for MMDFENLFSKPPNPALGKKSTTNSDQRIGGEIDDTEVEETQEEKIKWKVKLECEQMPKKFRHSRSSTSPKNLQHRKSRSKDYDAYTDDDICNQEPEDNFAKELQQYIQAKEMASVTQSLLCPEESVKKETAKGTKKGKTKNINLKAVHKNGKKKKMKRKCPGPGDKGNASLRSSGSQDQNGKSKEQQQPVRMSQGFINQHTVQRQGKQICKYFLERKCIKGDQCKFDHDAEIEKKKEMCKFYVQGYCTRGENCLYLHNEYPCKFYHTGAKCYQGEHCKFSHAPLTDETQELLAKILDPERKSS